A part of Carettochelys insculpta isolate YL-2023 chromosome 1, ASM3395843v1, whole genome shotgun sequence genomic DNA contains:
- the LOC142002379 gene encoding olfactory receptor 52E2-like, with product MSDTNRNNFTNPSTFILLGIPGLEATHVWISVPFCTIYTIAILGNFTTLLIVKTETSLHVPMYYFLCMLAVTDLVLTTATLPKMLSIFWFSSREISFNACLAQLYFIQCFSVMESGIFVAMAFDRYVAICNPLRHSSILTNTVVAKISLVVVLRGSMLTLPYPFLARQWPYCRTNIIPHTYCEHIAVVKLACADIRVSSYYALFVAFFVIVVDVFLVALSYTQILRAIFSLPTKDARLKTFETCSSHLCVILAFYIPALFSFLTQRFGQNVPLHFHILFANMYLLVPPMMNPIIYGVRTKEIRVGVL from the exons ATGTCAGATACCAACAGAAACAACTTCACTAATCCCTCTaccttcatcctgctgggcattcctggcctaGAGGCAACTCACGTCTGGATCTCTGTCCCCTTCTGCACCATTTACACCATTGCCATCTTGGGGAACTTCACTACCCTGCTCATTGTGAAGACAGAGACAAGTCTCCACgtgcccatgtactatttcctctgcatgctggcggTCACTGACCTGGTGCTGACAACGGCCACCCTGCccaaaatgctgagcatcttctggttcagCTCCAGGGAGATCAGTTTCAATGCCTGCCTTGCTCAACTGTACTTCATTCAGTGCTTCTCAGTGATGGAGTCCGGGATCTTCGTGGCCATGGCTTttgaccgctacgtggccatttGCAATCCACTGAGACATTCCAGTATCCTGACAAATACCGTGGTGGCCAAGATCAGCCTGGTCGTAGTGCTGCGTGGCAGCATGCTCACACTGCCCTATCCCTTCCTGGCACGGCAgtggccatattgcagaaccaacatcatccccCACACCTACTGTGAGCACATCGCTGTGGTCAAGCTGGCCTGTGCTGACATCCGTGTCAGTAGTTACTATGCCCTCTTTGTGGCATTCTTTGTGATTGTTGTAGATGTCTTTCTTGTTGCTTTATCCTACACTcagatcctcagggccatcttcaGCCTCCCCACTAAGGACGCCCGTCTCAAAACTTTTgagacctgcagctcccacctaTGTGTTATCTTAGCCTTTTACATCCCagctctcttctccttcctcaccCAGCGTTTTGGCCAAAATGTGCCCCTGCATTTCCACATTCTCTTTGCTAACATGTATCTCCTGGTGCCCCCCATGATGAACCCCATCATCTATGGAGTGAGGACCAAAGAGATCCGGG ttggtgtcctctag
- the LOC142007583 gene encoding olfactory receptor 52E4-like, whose product MSESNATDSTSPSTFILLGIPGWEAAHFWISFPFCAMYITALLGNITILYIVKTEPSLHVPMYYFLCMLAVTDLALCTSILPKTLSIFWFNSREIDFAACLTQMFFLHCFTAMESGILVAMALDRYVAICDPLRHSTILTNAAVSKISLAIALRSALLTLPYPILARQLRYCRTTIILHSYCQNMAVVSLACSDIRLSNYYALFVVFFVTALDVAFITSSYTQILRAIFSLPTKDARLKTFGTCGSHLCAILAFYIPALFSFLTYRFGSNVPQYFHILLSNIYLLAPPVLNPVIYGVRTRQIQDRLLRLFTHKGT is encoded by the coding sequence ATGTCAGAGTCCAACGCAACCGACTccaccagcccctccaccttcatcctgctgggcattcctggctGGGAGGCAGCTCATTTCTGGATCTCCTTCCCCTTCTGCGCCATGTACATCACAGCCCTCCTGGGGAACATCACCATCCTGTATATTGTGAAGACAGAGCCGAGCCTCCATgtgcccatgtactatttcctctgcatgctggctgtcacCGACCTGGCCCTGTGCACGTCCATCCTGCCCAAAACtctgagcatcttctggttcaattccagggaAATAGATTtcgctgcctgcctcacccagatgttcttccttcACTGCTTTACAGCAATGGAGTCTGGTATCCTGGTGGCCATGGCTTTGGATCGCTACGTGGCCATTTGtgatcccctgagacattccaccatcctgacaaaTGCTGCGGTGTCCAAGATCAGCCTGGCCATAGCATTGCGCAGTGCACTGCTTACGCTGCCCTATCCCATCCTGGCAAGACAGTTGCGATATTGCAGAACCACCATCATCCTCCACTCGTACTGTCAGAACATGGCTGTGGTGAGCCTGGCCTGCTCTGACATCCGCCTCAGTAACTACTACGCTCTCTTTGTGGTATTCTTTGTGACCGCTCTGGATGTGGCTTTTATAACTTCGTCATACAcccagatcctcagggccatcttcaGCCTCCCTACAAAGGACGCCCGGCTCAAGACTTTTGGGACCTGTGGCTCCCACCTGTGTGCCATCTTAGCCTTTTACATCCCagctctcttctccttcctcacttaccGATTTGGCTCCAACGTACCCCAGTATTTCCACATTCTCCTGTCCAATATCTATCTCCTGGCACCCCCTGTGCTAAACCCTGTCATCTATGGGGTGAGGACCAGACAGATCCAGGACAGACTGCTCCGTCTCTTTACTCACAAAGGGACCTAA